The segment ATCTCAGAAGCTCATCTGGATGAGCTGATGAAACTGAAAGAGCAGCAAGCAACTCTCAAGGAGATCGGAGCTGTAAAAAACATGTTCAAAAAACATCTTTCAGACATGAATAAAGAGCACAAGCCAAACCTGCAAACCATGGACATGCAGTACCAATGACAGCTGGAAGACCAGAAGGCCACTGCCAAAAAAAGAGCAGGAAGACCAAACAGCCAAATTCCACCAACAGCTGGAAGACCAGAAGGCCACTGCCAAAAAAAGAGCAGGAAGACCAAACAGCCAAATTCCACCAACAGCTGGAAGAGCAGAAGGCCACTGCCAAAAAAAGTGCAGGAAGACCAAACAGCCAAATTCCACCAACAGCTGGAAGAGCAGAAGGCCACTGCCAAAAAAAGAGCAGGAAGACCAAACAGCCAAATTCCACCAACAGCTGGAAGAGCAGAAGGCCACTGCCAAAAAAACAGCAGGAAGACCAAACAGCCAAATTCCACCAACAGCTGGAAGACCAGAAGGCCACTGCCAAAAAAAGAGCAGGAAGACCAAACAGCCAAATTCCACCAACAGCTGGAAGACCAGAAGGCCACTGCCAGAAAAAGAGCAGGAAGACCAAACAGCCAAATTCCACCAACAGCTGGAAGACCAGAAGGCCACTGCCAAAAAAGAGCAGGAAGACCAAACAGCCACATTCCACCAACAGCTGGAAGACCAGGAGGCCAAGGCCAAAAAGGAGCAGGAAGAATGTGAAGCTCAGTTCCAAAAAGAGCTTGAAGACCAAAAGGCCATTAACAGAAAACTGCAAAAACAACCAAAAGCCAAATTCCTTAAACTGGAACACCAAAAGGCCAGCTTTCAAAATGAGAAAGCATCAAATCTGGGGAATCCCTGGCTTTATGCTTTTGGtggaatttgtgtttttattggCTTTTTGTCAGCATAGTGTGTTATGAAGTAACCACGCAACTTCCTTAACAATTCTGACAAAAAAGTGACTTGCTTCCTGcaatattaacaaataaatataacattgtACAATGTGAAAAGTCTacatttgtttgaaaatagttgaCCATCCTGAAAGTGTCAGTGACTGCACAGAAAATCTCCAACAAGCCAATTCTGGGCTTGATCACTGCATGGGGTGGTTCTCTCTTGCTTACCTAGGTTAGTTTCCCAATAATTATGTCCCTTGTTGACTTAGTGGGCGGGTTCCCTGTgtgcctgcaccctcttgacacCTAAAAACGCAGAATAATAATTTTCTTGCCTTAatgaatgatcagctccaggaccaGATACCTGGGGAAAAACTGACATTTAAATCAATGAGACAGTCTAAGACCCAGGTGCAGATGTTGTCCATGCTGTACAGCTCCTAAACACATTAGATGTGTCTGGGTTACTTCCACACATCTTTCATCTGAAAGTTGGTGTAATGATACTCAGATCCTTATATCCATTTACATTTTGTAAATCCTAATCTGAACTACTACTACATATTTTGTGGGACACACCCCCTGAGCTGGGTTGGTGCGCTGTGGGACACACCACTGTGCTTGTGTAAGAGATTGGTATTGCACCTCTTTTCCTCCTCTTGCTTTTAGAAAGGGGGCGTGTCCAACAGTATGCatcgtctgtgtgtctctgtgctaTTTTTGGCAACAGTCTTCAACATCTGTTGACATATAAGAGCTCAAAATGTGCAGAGAATGACTCTTGCACATTTTATATGCATTGATTTTTAATGACTGTTTTTGCTAACTATGTTACACGTGCATGTACATGTACATGTGTATGATATGTAACAAGGCTTtcaacctgcatttttttttttttttttttttttgatggcacGAGTCTTCTACAGATGGAAGAGGTGATACAGAGGTTGTGAGGAGTCAGCTATATCTGTGCATTTGGTACCCATTCTGTCCATCTCCTGAGATGATTGAAGGCTGCAGCTGATGATGGACTCCACTCCTGTCCAAGCAGGATTCAACCCAGATAGTTAATGTTGAAGTCAGGATGGACTTACTGATTGCCATGTTGAAGTGGATCATCAAGGATTTGTGgcaaataaagaaattaaatttGCCACAGAAAGAACACACTCTGTTGTGATCTCTTAGCTGTGGAGATACTGTTCCATTCATACTTCTGTTCCCTGGATATGGTAGTACTCAGGAATTCTGGTACTGTGATATTAAAGACTATGGTGGAGCGACTGGTCTGTAGTCATTGAATCTTAAACTATAATGTGTTTTATACACCATATGGACAacgtgaggaatcttggggtaattttcaatctaggttgtcttttgacctccacattagagacattacaaggactgctttcttccatttgcgaaatatagcaaggattcgtcccatcctgtctatggctgatgctgagactttgattcatgcatttgtctcttctagattggaccactgtaatgctctattttctggtttaccacagtccagtattagggatcttcaactggttcaaaatgctgctgccagacttttgacacaaagcagaaagtttgaccacaatacacccattttggcatccctacaTTGACTCGCTGCAAGATCAGAtattaaggtactgttattagctcataaaattgttcatggacttgtgcctccctatctggctgacctggtgagcccagggtgcaggacttttatgtgttcccagggtgaataaaaagtctgccagtcacagagctttctcttactgtgccacagctctgtggaacgatctctcgGCACACATACGACAGTCGGATACGGTGGGGACTTTTAAAATCACCTTTAAAGActtatttgttttccttgttttatcattagttttatggtgttatgtgtttttattcttgtgttcttttatggttttgtctttttattgtgtttttaaatttttaattcagttttctatgtttttattgttgtgtgaagcaccttgatgcaaTGTCATTgcaaattggtgctatataaattaataaatttgaatgttCATCCCCTGAACATTTTTCCTCACCATATTTTCATAATGTGTGATTCTCTGCATTTCATAAATCATAATACAGCCCAGGATGCACAGTGACCCTTCAGGACCCATAAACCACTTAATCCAGGGACCGGCAATTGTGTGCCACAAAAGACCAAGATGGTGAAACTTTTCCTTTCTATTGCTTACCTCTGCAGGTGATGATCAGAACTTCAAGTTGAGGGGACGAGCTTATCTGTAAAACTACTTGATGAACTGATGGATTGTAAAGAAAACCCAAATGGTTTAGCCattattgcccacccctgatttaaacAAAGCCTCTCACTTTTTTGTGCTTCTATTTTGAAATACCACTGAGCCTTAGTTCAGTTtacataatttaattaattagcaCACATAATTTCATTGCACTCTAATTACTTTGAGCCTATAATGTAGCAATGGGTAAGCTGGTAGTTTTAGGTTTGTGCGGGCTCTCAGAAACATATTTCCTCAACCATAAACAAATAATACAAAAACACACCTACAATTCACAACAAAAAATAACTGTttaattatttgtattttttacatACTAAACAACAACGAGGCTACTAATTATTATTCATGTAATAGTTCTTTTTAAATTACTATTGAGTTGTCCCCATGGGCAAAACAATGTCAATTCAGCAACAAATCAACATCAACTATAGATGTCAACTGACCATCAATCTAATGTCAAAATGAAGGTTTTCATTGACATCAAAGTACAACACTGAATCAACCACAGCTGACAGTTCAACAGCAACCATTGATGTCAATGGATCATACTTGTCAGTATACACCAAATATAGTTAGACTTTTCTAAATATTTGTTGGCACATGCCTAGtgtactttgattttttttttttatacgtgTCAGTATAAATTAAGTATACTGTTTTCTTTGACTCTCGTGAGGTGATGCATCATGAGTATGCACCAGAAGGACAAAATATTAATGAAGAGCATTGGGAGGTCCTACATCACCTCCGTGGTGCTATGCACCATAAAGAACTGGATCTGCGGGTGGCAAAAAGTTAGCAGCTTCATCATGACAATGCACCCACCCATTCTGCTCAGCCGATTCAGGCTTTCCTGGCTAAACAACACTCCTGTGATGTCTCAGGCTCCCTATTCTCCTGACATGGTTtcctctgatttttggctgtttcCAAGATCAAAATGACACTAAAAGGGACTTGATTTGAGTCAGGAAAAGACATTGTGCAGAAGAGGCCTTGCAGAAATGTTTCCAACAAAGATGTGTGCGCAGTCCCAAGGAAACTACTTCAAaggggattaggatttcagaccccATGAGTAATTGTATTTTTCACTGCCAAAGGTTGTacactttttgaatgcacctcataaaccatttgtatcatatttgctacacACTAAATTTTGCAAAAATCACCTGTGTTAAATTAATGtggacagtagagaagcttgaactgGACTTGAATCtcctaattgcagaagcttcctcagctaaatatttagctgaggaagcttctttgattagaagtgaaatgtcctcgcatcaagcaacccagtccagttgaagattcaagcttctctactatgaaaaccacctggacaactgagagccttcacagaaatatagTGTTAAATTcagactgccagtgtacatatgatcctacactgacccagtgtgggaccatatgtacaggccagggtcagtgttaatttaacactggtgattttgctgtgtacatGAGTTTCTGAGAAATTTTATGGCTGTTTTTGGATGTCAGGCTTTACAGGGTTAAGAATAATCTGTTCACTATATAACTGATAAGTAAACTGAATGTATACTCAGATTCTACTTAATGTACACTCATTTATACTGACTAGTATGTAAAAAACAATCTAAGTATGACAAAAATTCCAGATAAGAAGTGTCATCACTGTCTGATAAGCTAGACTTTGTTGTCTAGATGTTAAGGAGGTGTGCTATAGTGACTAGAAGGTCCTTAGATCAAATTCCcatcacactaaaaaaaaaaaaaaaatcatgggacTTCTTTGGTAAGGGGATGCCAGTCATTGATGTTGCACTCTGTGATGTTGATTCAATGTTCAAGTTTACATTTCAAGTTTgacagcatgtgctggtgctgtactTCACCACATCCATGATACCAcaaaactgccttgggtcctgaaaGGCAACCACAGAGGCAAaaaaactggtccattcccacatctttaACATAACCATATCTACCACaggcaggtgaaacgtgggtgtccccttggccttttccagctactcgggtcctcaacactcaggcacctcacCTGCATGGTGGCTCATGCATAGAGAAACTTGcttcatggccaaaatgtcaaagctgacgctccctcacagtACAAGTGATGCTCCTCTTCTTATAGTCTCTCTGAGTAACCGCTAGTTTGATCATTCCAACAGAACCCAAGGATCCTTCCAAAGAGacctactaccaaagacatctagttgttgccttaggacactggttagcatccaagtctcacaaccatatggcaacacaggtagcaccaggaccctaaagacttgaccTCTGTTCACCTGCAAAGACACTGGCATCgccagacacctctgtccagtaacTTTCATTTTTGACATCAGGCTGATGGTTAGATGACATCAGTGGTTGATGTGGAACTGATTTGCGCCAGTGTTCTTTCTTTGAAGGaccatctccccccccccccaaccctttCAAACCGTTCCTACACCCATGATATGAACCATAGGAGGCACATAAAATATAAAATTGCCGAATATTATGCAAAAAGCAAATTACTCATTTCCATTGCGGTCCTTTAAAACGCAAGACATGAAATCATAAAACCGTGTCAAAAGATAAACTATATGCCGGGATTACAGTGCGCGCGTCCAGCGGTGCGGATCCAGATGTGCACACTGCAGATGTATTTTTGGGATGAGAGTGAAAGCACTCCTCTATAAATAGGACGATCGGAGCTGGATGTGGAGGCGCGTTCGGCAGTCCTTCTGTCGGTCACCGGTGAGATCTATTTTTAGACGCAGCGCGGCTTACCTCACATGCGACATCTCTGCCGGCTGCGCATTGGCTGCTGCTACGCGCACGTCAACACCATCATAAATATCATTCATTAAAATGACTCAATGTCTCATTACGATAGTGAAGCTCGTCTGTCAATTTCAAACGGATAGAAAGATTAAAGCAACAAATAAGAAAGAGCTTCAATCTTAATTTAATAAGTGGAACCTTATTGGTCAAACTGGGCAACTTATTCATAGAATGACATAACACGTAGGACATTTTTTAGCattcataaattaaaaacaatcgaAATATAATTGTTGcgtggtcactgacgtcacatttgCAGGCTACACAAGGTTCACTGAGCAGCAAGAAAATCGGACATCGCAGTGCTTCATAAATGCAAGCGCAATAATATGTTTCTGATCGGATGAACATGTGGCTTCAGTCGTTTTAAATTTTCATCTCGGCAACGCAAACATCAAGTGCAGCAAGCTGGATTTCCACTGGCAGGGAGACGGAGCGATGTGAAGCGTACATCATTAATCTGACATGTTTTAAAACGTCAGGAGGAAATGGATAATAGCACCTAAGGAGCACCTGTCGTGTTTAAAAAACGGGCAATACCCCAGGAGTTAAAAAAGATGCAAACACCTCATATGTAACCCAGTCCTACACCTCCTCCCCCCGTCGTCCTCCTCCTCCAATACACAGGAGTCCGGTGACTCCATTTACGTTTTTACGCTTGCTCCGCCCCTTACTCGGTTTTGTCCAAATTGGGCTTTTTGCGTCGCCGGAGCTCCCGATTTCAGGCCGACGTCATCACCGAGTAAAGGGAACAGCTGACGTCGAGGAAGAGTCACCGAAAGGAGCGGGCACgggtgagggagggagggaggagagCTTCAGTGCAAACACTGATATGAGCCGTATCTCTCCCTCTCGCCCCCACCTCCTCTACACACCCCTCCCTCCGCTTTTACGTCGGTGTTGGTGCGTTGGGAGCCCCCCTACTCCAGCGGAGTCCCAGGCTATATAAGTGACCGGCAAGCAGAGTCCCTCAACCAGATTTACGGGTTCCGGGACTTCAGTGCGAGAGACGGCTTCTACAGCCGCcgaatcagctgcactccgacaggGAGGACAAACATCCGAAACGGACGCTGTGGCGCAACCAGAACACAAGGAGAGGAGGTTTTTAAAACCTTTCTCTGGAGAAGACAGAGACGACATGAAAGTCCAATAACACACCCCTAGTTTTCTCCCCACGTCTACGACCTGCCTCTTAAACGCGTCTCGGACACACTCCAGCCGAGCTTGGTCGGCGCTCTGACAAGCGCGCGCGGAATCCGGACACTTCAGAACCGCCAAAAGCCGCCACGATGTACCGCTCAACCAAAGGAGCGTCCAAGGCTCGACGAGACCAGATCAACGCCGAGATACGGAACCTGAAGGACTTGTTGCCCATATCTGATGCAGATAAATCCCGGCTGTCATACCTGCACATCATGTCGCTCGCCTGCATGTACACCAGGAAATCAGTCTTCTTTACCCAAGGTAAGAACCCAAAAAACgacctgttgatgaatctcacatgatgatttctgccGCGCCAGCTAAAGCAACAAGTGTCCTCGCGACACCGCCATATAAATACGATTTTGGCGGACATACTGTCCACCATCGGATGATTAAAATGTCTTGTAATTATTGGTAATAAGTGATAAAAGTGCTGAGGGAGTAAAATGTCGCTGTCCGCGGTGCTGAAACGCTTCAGCGCCTTTAACGGCCGTTCGTGGCGCTGTCCGCGGTGCTGAAACACACTGCGGCCACTGTGTTCACGCTTCGTTTTAACTAATCTGGCACATTTTGGGTGCATTTCCACCCTTTTTCTTTCCGCTCTAGAAACTGGAGCTGCTGCTGGTTCCGAGGAGAGTACGAGCTTTCTGTCTTTCCATGAGCTGTCGGAGTTGATGCAGGTGCTGCCGGGCTTTCTGATGCTGCTGACTGGGGAGGGAAAGCTCCTCTACCTGTCAGACAGTGTCTCTGAGCACCTTGGCCACTCCATGGTGAGTCCACAAGACTGATTCATCCCTGTGGTTTATTCATCTTTAGTTTAGACTTGGTAAATAATGTTTTCCATTTGTTTCTTTAGGTGGATCTTGTGGCGCAGGGGGACAGCGTGTATGACATCATTGACGCCTCAGACCACTTTATTATGAGGACCAACCTCTCGACTTCCACATCATTAGAGACAGGTTAGTCAAAATTAGTATGTTATTTCAGATGTTTTGCAATTGATGTGGATTGATGAGATGAACTAAACTGCCCCCTCTTTTGCACAGACCGTCTCTTCCGCTGCCGTTTCAACACCTCCAAGTCTGTCCGCAGGCAGAGTGCTGGGAACAAACTGGTTCTGATCCGAGCTCGCTGCCTTTCTCCCCCCGCTTCCTCTCCTGCTACCGGCTCCTACTGGACCTCCAACCCAGTCTGGGTGTGCTTCTGCTCCCCTCTGGAGCCCCACCCAACCCGATCCGGACCCTCGGCAGAGAGGGAGACGACCTCTACCTCTCACCTCCCTGATACAAACTTGTTCCTGGCCTGCTTCCATTCCCAGCACAGCAGGGACCTGAGGCTGCACACTGCCCATGACAGGTAAGTCCTCACACATACCAGATCCTCATCTCCACCTGTTGCTTGAACACACATCTTTACATTCAAACAGCTCAGGCATTATCCTAACGGATCACCACCCACTCTCCCCTGCAGTGTGACTGCCTTTCTCGGCTTTGATGTGACAGCTTTACGCTCTCGCTCCTGGTACAGCCTCCTCCACCCACACGATCTGTCACACGCCTGCGCCCAGCACCGCAGCCTCTGTAAGTATCACACAGCATATCACCACCCCAAATGCTGGCACATCTAAACACTATGATACGTACACAATAGGATCACAAGCCCACGCTAATGTGCTGTGACTGTTGCTCAACAGTGAGAGAGGGAGGTGAAGGCAGAGCTGAGATGGTGGTGAGAGTGCAAGCTCAAGACCAGTCATGGGTTTGGCTCTACATGGTGCTGCAGCTGCAAGTTGGAGAAATCCCCATCAGCAGCATCAACTACATCATAAGGTACATAAAAAACAGTTTTGTGCACAAAACTCATAAATGTCAATCAAAActaactttttgttttgttttgctctcTTTCAGTGAGTCTGAGGCCTGGTCTGTGCGTCAACAGCTCACCTCAGAACAGACCCAACTGTCTCTGGTTCTGAGTGCTGGTACCTCTCAGCCAGAGGGTCTGAGTCTTCAGTCTCCAGAAACACTGTCCAGCCCAGATCAGGTCTTCACTCCTGGCAGCAGCGGCCTGTCCGGCCAGTCATTTGACTTTAGTACCACAGGCTGCAGCGTTGCTTCCTCTGATGAACCGGGGAGCTCCGCTGCCAAGGCCATGCAGCTGGAAACCGACCCTCGTTCCAGTATCTCCTCCCTGGAGGAAGAAAGCTTCTTTCAGCAGCATCCCACCGGCCCTGAAGAAAGCCCCTCAGCTGCTTCCTCCCCAACTCCTGTCACTGTTGAAACAGTAGCAGACTTGGACTTTCTAACACAGAACATTCTTCTGCCGCCCTCCTTCCAGCTGGATCCTCCCCTGCCTGCTCTCCCCCTGCCGCTCCCTCCAGTTCCCACCACTCAAGCTCAGCAAACCAAAGAGTTTGTGTGCACACCTCCCTACACACCCCAAGTTGGTGCTAGCTTCCCGTTTGGTGAACCCCTCTTTAGCTTTGACCCCACTGGCACCACCACACCTCCCCCCTCGGCAACAACAGCCACAGCTACCACTTCCATGGCCCCCTCAGTATCCTCATCAGCACCACCGACTACCGCCTCCAGCCCTGCTCCCCCAACAACCCTCTGTACCAAACTCCCACTGCTCCTGCCTACTCCATCCACTGAACTGCTATTCTCTGTGGAGCCCTGCAgtggcactctttatgaaaaactgcCACCCACACCAGACAGCCCAGGAGATGGTGACTGCACAGTGATGACCCTACCCGAGGTCCGGGGCCCATTATACGTAGATGTACCACTAGGGCCCCTCCAGTGTCCTCCGGATGGCCTCCTCACACCAGAGTCATCCCCTGGCAAACAGCCATGTCTCTCCTTCTTCTCcttagacagagagagggagaaagagagggcaGAAATCTCCCTTTTAGCGCAACATATCAGTTCATTTGCAGAGGGATTCTATCTGGATCCACTCCTGTCTAAACTCTCTCCTCCCTCCATGTCaccctcctcctctcctccttcCCCCTTCCTTTCTCCCTCCTTAGAAACTGCTAATACTGATTCAGTGCAGATGCTTAGGGAGTTTTATCCCATCAAGGCTTGGAGAGGACTGGACATTCCCGTATTCCTCGATGACGATGACTCTCTGTTTGAAGAGAGCATCCTCGAAACCCTCCTTCAAGATGACCTTGCTCCTCCCCCCCAGTCCCCTCACCTCTCTTCCCCCTCTCCCACATCCACTCCTATGGTCAACCCTTCCAGTCCAGCCTCTCCACTAACCACAGTGTGCTGGCACCAACCCTCCCAGTTTGAGGGAGTGGGCCGATTCTGTAGCGTCCAATCGGCGCAATGTAACTCCATGGCTGGGTGTAGGGCGGCTGCGGCTACCGAGGCCGGGGCAAAGGTGGAAGGGGAGGGGCTAGCAGAGGAGCCAATGGAGATTGAGGTGGTGTCACCTCCTGTATCCTCTTGCTCCTCCATCCCAGCTTCCCCTCCCCTTAACATCACTGCCTCCCCCAGCCCCATCACCTCCACGCCCAGCGCCTCGCCCACGCCCGCCGTGTCTTGCACTCAgtccctcctggaggaactggCTGTCCTGGAACCCATGTTTGGGGCAGGTGCCTCTATCACCCCTGGCTTAGGGCAACAACCTGAGTTGTATCAACTCCAGTGTCATCCATCGCAACAGTGCTTCCACAAAGGTGAATCTCTCTGCTCtaattcagtttgtttgttttttttatatgatACACAAATGAAAGTGCActtcttatttattttaaatgaattactaacccccccccctttttttttgtctttcagatGGGAGTGGAAGTGTTCCTCCGTTCTAAAATAAGTCTGTGACTTACTTCATTAAGTATGGcatattgtcatattttgtggaGACCCTTTTActgaaaagtaaaaaataattaaGTGTATAAATATACATAATGTATATATAATTTAAGGACTTTTAACTCCTACATGTCTCAAAGAACAAAGATTGGCTTACTATTTTTGTTCAATCATTAATCTGTGTGCTACTACAAAACTGGTGCAAGACTTGCATGATGGTGCAAACACATGGGTCCATAACTGACCCGAGTTCTGGGTCCATGTGGGTGTCTCGCAGCTTCTCTGTAACATGAGCTTCAGATACGATCAGAGAGAGAAACATCTCTGAACATGTAAGCGCTGTTTATCTTCCAGACGCGCATTTGTATTCACTCATAGTGAAAAGCCTGTTGTGAACAAATAAATGAACAACATTCTTGCTATGTCAATAGGGAGACAGCTTACAGCACTGACGTGCAGCAAAGCAAACCCAAACCTCAACAGTCCGGGAGATCCAAATTTCCAAATTCTTTACATCTTCAATATGTCCACTCAGAGTGACACTTCCTGCTAAGAACTTGTCAGAGGCAATTCAGCCCTAATTTAACTGCTGTACTTCATCGCAGCCTAAATGCGACTTAAATCCTGGGACACTGAGCTTTGAGTTTGCTGCTTGAAACCTTTAACATTTCATATTTATCTCCATCTAAAAACTTGTGTATTAATGTGATGTGCAAACATAAAACGTGACGAGATCCCAGCATGTTAAGATCTCTAGAATGTCGATGCTGTTCATTACTTTTGAGGTGTTAACGTCAAATGGAAACTGGAAGATTTCCGGAGCTCTGATCATGCTACAAATCCACCACTACATGCCGTACTGTATATCAGACTCTGAATGTGAGGTCTTCAGGTCACTCCTGGCCTGCGGGTAGTCAGCTGGATATTCTTGCAGCATCAGTATTTGCAATGCTGGCAGCTTATAGCGGCTCCTTTTGTGCCTGAAATGGCCCTGACCTGCTGAACTCTTTATCCATGTCCGTTCC is part of the Thalassophryne amazonica chromosome 11, fThaAma1.1, whole genome shotgun sequence genome and harbors:
- the npas4a gene encoding neuronal PAS domain-containing protein 4A, which translates into the protein MYRSTKGASKARRDQINAEIRNLKDLLPISDADKSRLSYLHIMSLACMYTRKSVFFTQETGAAAGSEESTSFLSFHELSELMQVLPGFLMLLTGEGKLLYLSDSVSEHLGHSMVDLVAQGDSVYDIIDASDHFIMRTNLSTSTSLETDRLFRCRFNTSKSVRRQSAGNKLVLIRARCLSPPASSPATGSYWTSNPVWVCFCSPLEPHPTRSGPSAERETTSTSHLPDTNLFLACFHSQHSRDLRLHTAHDSVTAFLGFDVTALRSRSWYSLLHPHDLSHACAQHRSLLREGGEGRAEMVVRVQAQDQSWVWLYMVLQLQVGEIPISSINYIISESEAWSVRQQLTSEQTQLSLVLSAGTSQPEGLSLQSPETLSSPDQVFTPGSSGLSGQSFDFSTTGCSVASSDEPGSSAAKAMQLETDPRSSISSLEEESFFQQHPTGPEESPSAASSPTPVTVETVADLDFLTQNILLPPSFQLDPPLPALPLPLPPVPTTQAQQTKEFVCTPPYTPQVGASFPFGEPLFSFDPTGTTTPPPSATTATATTSMAPSVSSSAPPTTASSPAPPTTLCTKLPLLLPTPSTELLFSVEPCSGTLYEKLPPTPDSPGDGDCTVMTLPEVRGPLYVDVPLGPLQCPPDGLLTPESSPGKQPCLSFFSLDREREKERAEISLLAQHISSFAEGFYLDPLLSKLSPPSMSPSSSPPSPFLSPSLETANTDSVQMLREFYPIKAWRGLDIPVFLDDDDSLFEESILETLLQDDLAPPPQSPHLSSPSPTSTPMVNPSSPASPLTTVCWHQPSQFEGVGRFCSVQSAQCNSMAGCRAAAATEAGAKVEGEGLAEEPMEIEVVSPPVSSCSSIPASPPLNITASPSPITSTPSASPTPAVSCTQSLLEELAVLEPMFGAGASITPGLGQQPELYQLQCHPSQQCFHKDGSGSVPPF